The following are encoded together in the Syntrophorhabdaceae bacterium genome:
- a CDS encoding GDSL-type esterase/lipase family protein: protein MLYWLNRANLLSTMPGEPDEIVFLGDSLTQNFEVAELFQNLKVKNRGINGDTILGVSRRLEQVTSHKPRKIFIEIGINDLLQGHSVRNVLAGYRSIVHHIRQESPATEIYIQSLLPTSWNIYGTNEPVLGRIVKLNTALSALARKNGATYINLYDRFLAKDRLNPDYDSGDGLHLNGQGYLMWKSIVEKQVNE from the coding sequence GTGCTTTACTGGCTTAACCGGGCCAACCTGCTGAGCACCATGCCGGGCGAGCCGGATGAGATCGTATTTTTAGGAGACAGCCTGACTCAGAATTTCGAGGTGGCGGAGCTTTTTCAGAACCTGAAAGTGAAGAACAGAGGCATAAACGGCGATACCATCCTGGGCGTGTCCCGGAGACTAGAACAGGTCACGTCACATAAACCCAGGAAAATTTTCATAGAAATAGGAATAAATGACCTGCTTCAGGGCCACTCCGTTCGGAACGTACTGGCCGGGTATAGATCCATTGTCCACCATATCCGCCAGGAAAGCCCCGCTACCGAGATATATATCCAAAGCCTCCTGCCCACATCCTGGAATATTTACGGAACGAATGAGCCCGTCCTCGGGAGGATTGTCAAACTGAACACCGCCCTGTCAGCACTGGCGAGGAAAAACGGCGCGACCTACATCAACCTGTACGATCGCTTTCTGGCAAAGGATCGATTGAACCCAGACTACGACAGCGGAGACGGGCTGCATCTCAACGGTCAGGGGTATCTCATGTGGAAAAGCATCGTTGAAAAGCAAGTAAACGAGTAG